DNA from Plasmodium yoelii strain 17X genome assembly, chromosome: 13:
TTCCtccttcttcattttttaaaacataaatatctgattcaaattttttatatgttttcaTATTTGGTATTTTTGTTACAACCATACCTCTagatatatcatttttttttacatttttaagcATTACTCCAATTTGATCACCTGCTTGTGCAGTATCTAATGTTTTTCTAAACATTTCAATTCCAGTAATAACAGTTTTGATcgatttttcttttattccTAAAATATCAACAGActcattaattttaatagttCCTTGTTCAACACGTCCAGTAGCTACTGTTCCTTTTCCTGAAATTTGTAATACATCATCTATGCTCATAAGAAAAGGTAAATCGATTTTTCTTTTGGGTTCATCAATATAATTATCACATGCatctaataattttaaaatagatGGAACTCCATATTCAGATGGATCATCATTTAAAGCTTTTAAAGCAGAACCTTTAATAAATGGAATATTATCACCATCATATTTATGAAAAGATAATAATTCTCTAACTTCTAATTCTACTAAATCTACTAATTCTTGATCTTCACACatatctattttatttaaatatacaattattttattaataccgATTTGTCTTGATAATAATACATGTTCTTTAGTTTGTGGCATTAAACCATCATATGCTGACACAACTAATATTGATCCATCCATTTGAGATGTACCTgtaatcatattttttatataatctaAATGTCCAGGGCAATCAATATGACTATAATGCCTTTTTTCTGTTTCATATTCAACATGTGTAGCATTTATTGTTATTCCTCTTTTTTGTTCTTCCGGCGTTTTATCTATATCTTCATATGATTTAAAAGTGCCTCTATCATATTTTGAACACACTTTAGTTATAGCTGCTGTTAATGTAGTTTTTCCATGATCTACATGACCAATTGTGCCAATATTCATATGTGGTTTTTTTCGTTCAAATATTCCTATagcaaaattttttttattaattttaaaaatattgattttattttgattgtataaatttacattttttttaatataatattttatgttaatTCCTTTCccttcattttcatttatttgaaTCAAACTGTTAATATTTCGTTTGTTCATAACATTGTtacaattattaatataattttcaaaaCCCATGAGTTGGTTCCCTACCCCATTCTTTGTCAGAGAATTTAAAATTCGGGATCTtgttttcatcattttttaaaatataaattatcttGAGAATAAATCCGCACACACACAcatgtatatgtatgcatgtatgcgTATGTATgcgtatgtatgtatgtatgcgTTGTATATGTGCACATGCACTTTAAGTTATATTTTCAGGGGGTTTAACGCGGCATCCACTTCTATAATATGCACATATTTACAAAGGAGTgtattttccttttatttttgtttttaaaataaaatttggaATAAGTGGGAAGTACTTACTAtgcttttcttttttaaaatgaatataaaaaaaaaagttgtaatttatttaaacataATATTTATCCAATTCTCTACCCCCACCCCTAGCAATATTCCTATTTCTGATTTTGTATGTattgaaagaaaaaaatataaatgataccTTGTATCCTAAAATGTGTTATTACATATTAccaatcaaaataaattatgatatttttttaattataattttaaaaattaataatcggtttaatatataaaaatagaataaattgttatatttatgatatttGTATATGTACAAATTTGtgttaaataatattatactttattaattttacttcttttttttttaggcACAACatactatttatttaatttttctatttcaATTTAgttattaaatatgtttattttatatttattttatttctaaaACAACAAATGTAGATATTTACCTGATCTACTACTGAAATTAATTCCAAatttaattcaaaaaaaaaaaaaaaagggaaaaaaatTCATACACAAATgacaaattatttttatatcctTTTCTCTATATAATATGATACTAGCATATATACCATTTAATCTCAAGGTGCTTggttatagaaaaaaatacctTGCcgttcagaaaaaaaaaaaaaaaaaaaaaaaaaatgctgcAAGGTTAAAATATTGGcgcaaaataaaaaagaataaaatatttacacGGAAGGGAAAAATAACATAGCAACCGatatacacatttataattttattattttttttttttatgtttatttttatttttttgcaaaaatggaattattaaatgtgttttaaattttataactaATTACtaattcacatttttttttttttttctgagcATAATTCCTTTGTGCaggttttttattttccccTCCCCATCGCGTAGCTATACACAACGGGAACAAATATTGCTAATTCATGTAtagtttaatatatatatgtatatgtacatttttttttattcatcctaaaaatgaacataagtatgaaaatacaaaacaaaaaaaatggctTATTCGCTAGTTTAGTAATATGTGTAATTATAAGAGTAGTCGTATTTTATGTGTTAAACATTTTAGAAGGGTCAAACTATgaatatattgaaaaaattataaacataaatagtataataaaagaagaaaatatcccaaatttagaaaaatcTAAGCTTAACAATAATGAATACAAAACATGGGAACACAATcgtataaattatttaaatggaAATTTAGAACAATATTTTCAAATGGATAAAcgttataataaaaatataaaagaaaatatatttaaaagtgATTCTATGTATTATTCATTTAATtcagatatatataatatgaaatatatatatgatagtTATATATTAAGGAAAAGATATAAAGacatatattcatttttagtATTACGAATAAATCCTATATTTTTAAgctttttacattttattatatttaatgaaaaaaaaaatattatgaacaagGTCAGAATAAAAAcatcagaaaaaaaaataaatagacAATCTAATGTGATAGATATTTTCCCTTATCATGAATTTCGATATTTCATGCTAATATGCTTAACAGATATATTCatagctatttttttatttctaataattgaacatataaaaaagaagaaagatttttttaattatatttatgaacAAACAAGCCAAAATGGATGGAAACTAATTAATCCTgttttgttaataaatatttatttaaataatccTCTTACTATTTTAGCAaatgtatttttatctttagaCAATTTTAAGTTGCTGATAATAACAATGTCTTTTTATTTGACTATATTAAGGATATCAACAAATTCAAACAagattattttatttattaattttttttgtataattgttttaaattcaattcttatttatataacatCTTTTCATTTTATACTTATAATTATTGggataaataattttattatttttattaaagacaatataattatttctcATATTAAAAAACAGATTGAATTTCAAAAACTGTTTTTTATCTTgttcaaaaattttataattctaCTTTTTACTTGTATATTTTATGGCTTATTAATAATTGTATCATATTATATGAATGGCAAGTCAATTGTAAgaaatgaaagaaaaaatggGAAAGAAAATGGGAAAGAAAATAGtctgaaaatatataaacacagtttacatttatatcttttattatttatacattttattatttttattttattatttttatttttttattttattatttttatttttttatttttttttatcccaGTCCTTTCTAAATAATACACTGATAAACGAATACAAGATTTTTTACCTGATCCCCAATTTGGGAAATTATTGGTATATCTTTTCGACGGTAATactttaaaaatttatttcataaaaaatgaaaagccAATTATGGATATTATTGGGCTTACAAATAGTTTCGTTATTTTTCCCCTTCTCTAGATGTTCAAGAACTATTACTATTCCTTTTTGTTTCTCTTTCATGTAAGATCAAATacgtttttatttatgttatttatattttttatgttatttatattttttattttatttatattttttatgttatttgTGTGCACACACATATCTATGGATATTTTTCCCCTTGTTTGCCTCCAGTTTCATATCTTCCTTTACCCCATACCACTTTTTTTCCGTCTATCGAAAACGCCCCTTATTTacttaaaaattatgatcgCGGTAAAAACAAAGAGAAGTGCTACTACTATATCTGATTCATGTAATATGCCTGACTCATATAATGTGTGTACatttatgcatttttttttttttttcagattGCGCTTGTATTTCATCCAAACATAGTAGTAAACGATATAATATACGTATTGGTAAGTTAATTTggaaataacaatatttaacaatttgtaaaatataaaaacatatatagtatatattttttttttcagataTTAATGTCTATAGATTACGAAAATACGTTGTATACCATTCCATTCGCAAAACTAGTAAAAAACTGAACAAACATTTGAGcttacataatatatatgcacttTTCCTAATACTGTGCcaattaacatttttttacatttttacattttttttagctaTCTATTTGGGTCATTCATTTTAATATGTTTTCAATTACTTTGAATACATGGCTACGTAAAAATACTGGAAATgctaattttgttttatttaatcagcttattgtttttaatataacaggtaatttttatacatataatatattactgtgtatatatttatttttgctcgactagctatttttattttttttgttcgactagctatttttatttttttttgttagactagctatatatatttttttttttttttttatagcctttataataacaaataGCATAAAATTTTACATTCGAATTCAAACACCAACTACACAATTGGAAGAAGGAAAATGTATTGTAGTGTCAAAACCCAGAAATACAGAATTTAaacttttaaatatatttaaaaaaaaaatcgaataaatattttttttagtatataaaaagtaaaaaatatatatattttattatataattaaaaaagaaatattctAGCCATTTCGcacaatttattataatacttACTATATGTGTGCGATTATGTTTTCTACAAAATACACaagtaatatatacattgaaaaatgtatgtatttatattcgtttttttattataaaaatatgtaaccTTTTTTCATGGCATTTAAACATGTACAAAACATGCCAAAATGTtgcatatgcatatgtatgtACATAATTTTCTTCCAACCCTCACAtgtttataacattttttactGTTAAGTTTGTTTTTAGtcgaatataaaaaacatgaCACCCCCTTCAATTAATTTATTGCATATGTTTTAACAATGCAAAACGTCTTACATGAAAGTAACATCTTTTGTTTGCTATTGCATACGTAAGTAAATGGCTATACATATAgcgatataaataaatatatatgaacaattTTAAAATGGCGAGATATATTATATCGAATTTTTTAACAAGAGAAAGAATACAACAACATGGCTGACaagcatttattttatatatctcatttattttatatatatctttaattttgtatatcttttattttgtatatcttttattttgtatatctttcattttgtatatctttcattttgtatatcttttattttgtatatcttttattttgtatatagtTGGCTACTTTTCAacgatataataaaaatattttaaatcaaaatataaaatggtttttttttaatgtttattttatttatgtgAAATAGTATATCCTTAAATTTttaagattaaaaaaaatttaagaaaatataaatatatagcaCCATcttaaatatttgttttagctatatttttttctttacatTTTTGAATCCATATGTATAACCAAAATAGCAAAAGAACAAAGAAATGCAATGCGTTGtgttattaatttaattcaATAGTGATATTTATTCGAAATGTGATTATAATTAGCAGTATGCATGTATgcctataaatatatattatatattatattatattatatatatatatatatactataatGATGTATATATGGGTATATTTGATTCCtgtatatcatattttatttttattgcttattatgtttttacgacattatgtatataaaaaagcaaataaattcataaatTTGAAATTTATCCCCTAAATGtaatacaaatattataattatatttttatacattattaatttataattagtttacaatttaaaaataaaaattaactaATTTTGTAACATCATTTTATAACATCATTTTGGTAACATCACTTTGATAACAtcattttgtataattaagtttaagaaaaaatatcattattttaattttatttttacttttatttttacttttatttttatttctactttatttttacttttactTTTTCATGATATTACAAAAATAACTACCAActtttaatttcattattattaataacatatttataaatgtaaaaCATTTTTGGAATTGCtgattttttcttataaaaccaaagaattaaaaaaaaaaaaaaaaaatatatatatatatatataagcaaCATTTTAAGTAGccaaataatttttcttttattttttttagtatattttattatcatatatagttttagcagtttgtatatattcatttttaaaataaaatggcattatctttatttaaaaaaaaagaaactaAGGAGGATTCTAAAGCTACTGATTCAAACATCCAAGGAGGTTAGTATCCCCATTACCCAGACAAAATTAACaagaatttttatttttctacaTTTACATATTGTTTCCTATACTTTGTTTTTCCCATTTGTGTGATTCTAAACTGTGtgctattttattttttatgatgaaaaaaaagtatcTGATTCTAATATGATGATATCTTATATCATTTCACCAAGATCtctgaaaaaataaaataaaaaaaattataatttttttatggcATCACAAATGTGGCGTTTTACatgtttattttgttcataatgaaaaatggaaaaaatgaaaaaaattgaaaaatttaCGAACCCAATGACACTGTTTTGTTTCATTTATTGCGCTAACATTCTTATAGATATGCACATTTAtgcaatttattttattttttcatttttttatttttttattttttcatttttcccatttttagATGAAGATGTAAAGGCAAATACCCAATTGACTGAATCGACTGCAGCAGAGTCTGAAGTAAAATCTAACGCAGATAGTAAAAagaaaagtaataaaaaaaagaaagatgATTCAGATTCCTCAGATTCCTCAGATTCTTCAGATTCTTCTGATGAGgaagaaacaaaaaaagtaGAACCCGCTCAAAATAAAGTAGAACCCGCTCAAGATAAAGTAGAACCCGCTCAAGATAAAGTAGAACCTGTTCAAAAAAAAGTAGAAGCcccaaaaaagaaaaaagacgATTCAGATTCATCGGATTCATCAGATTCTTCTGACTCTTCTGATGAGgaagaaacaaaaaaagtTGAACCCGTTCAAAAAAAAGTAGAACCTGCTCAAAATAAAGTAGAACCCGCTCAAAATAAAGTAGAAACCaaggaaaagaaaaaagcTGACTCAGATTCGTCAGATTCATCTGATTCTTCTTCTGACTCATCAGATTCTTCTTCTGATTcagaagatgaaaaaaataaaacaacaGAAGTTAAATCAACTTTCCCactcaaaaataataaaacagaATCTATTTTGTCAGGAAACCAAAACAAAGAAGATGGGCaaggaaaaagaaaaaatgataattcatttgataaaggaaaaaataaaaaacaaaaaaaaaataatggaatAGATTCAATGGCAAATAACGAAACAAACAATAAccaatttaataataaaaaaggatATATAGTTACAATTAACAATATAAGTAAAGATCAAAATTATGAagatttaaatttatttataaaaaatttattaggTGAATCATATAACGAAGAAGAAGTTATCTTAGGAATAAGTAATTACTATAATTGTGCATTTCTGTTTTgtcaaaaaaatgatattaaagaaaagttgttatttaaaaataaggaaaaaTTTAAAGGTGTTCCTCTTATTATATCTGAAGGAATATTATCTccaacaatatatatatatacatcaaATCCAAAATTCAATGATACAGATGCTAGATCTTTATTTGGTGAATATGGAAATGTaactaatatatatgtatacggaaataataataataataataataatacacaaACGAAAAAAACTAAAGTTAAAATCACATTTGATTCACCACAAGGAGCTTTAAAAGCATTAGAAAAAGATGGATATTTatggaaaaattattatgtacaAGTTACCCCATCTACATCTCTTAATGGTGATTCAGGATTTGGTGGTAATAATAAAGGTGATCGAAATAATTACAATAATGGAAATGGTGGCTTTTTTAAGAAAAGAGGTGGAGGAAATGGAGGAAAAGGGTTTTCCGGAAAAAAGTTTGGAAACAATTTCAATAATCGAgataaaaacaattttaataaaaaaccatttaataattttaaaaataaaaaaaatttcgaACAAAATTATGATCAAAATTAAAAGCTCATAAAATGTACACACTTGGAAGTGTatgcatatgtatgtatatgtatatatgtatatgcatatgcatatgtatgtatatgtatatatgtatatgcatatgcatgtgtatatgcatttttttgcACAAAATGGATGTTTATTGTAATCGACCATGCTGACACACATTTAGCTATACTGCtcttattcatatatatgctATATttgtgataataaaaatattattatcttattttcttttacaaTTCAAATTAAGGAATAATGGATATATACAatgttgtatatattttatctcatttttatatttaataaatacacacaaaattatattttcaaccttttcaacattttcaaccttttcaacattttcaaCCTGTTCAACCTGTTCAACCAtttattatctatatatCTTGTTACCTACCCATCTTTTGGCATTTATGAATCGTGTAAAAtcttaaatattttcatgtttaaatttaattacaCAATTGTTTATGTTTTCATTATATGAACACTAACACACATTgcttaaataaataattacataTCTTCAAGCCTCTTGTTAATTATGCAAATTCGGCGACCCCTTTATCGGCTACCCCTTTATTGGCTACCCTTTTTTCGTACGCTAAACTGAATGTATGTGATTGTATCCATAGGGGGTGGGGAACTGAAACAAATTTAgatgaaaatttttattcgttctttatttatttgtgttATGATATTAGATAGGTCAGACCAGTTAGGTCTATACATATgatcatatattaaaagatttttgagaagataaaataattctggtttttttatatatgattGAAGATGATCAACCTTATATTGAAACATTCGAgaatcatttatataatttaaaatatcttCATTCAttgatataatataataaaaagataaTCCTAAACAGAATatgtcattttttataagatacttttctatattaattattttatttttttttatatttttttttaatttatttgtttttttttttatataaagtaAAAGTTCAGgtgaaatatatttcatacaTGCccttgttttatttataacataaaaataataatttgttaatttCATTTTGGGAACAAAATTTccaattaaaatattaaaaccATTGTtacttataaataaattagttGGTTTTATATTCCCATGAACTATATTTTTCTCTTGTAAATAATTCATAACTTTTATAATgttacataaatttttatataccatTTCATcactaaatttatatttattatatggatttatatttttaatcatttttttaatattaccATTTATCATAAATGGTGTTACAAACCCTGCaacttgtttattttttttatcaagctcttttttatttaatataattatgtcACTATATGGGACCACACCTAACGTTTCGTATGTAACTTCGTAATCTTTATTTCCTGTACTCTTATTTTTTCCGTCTTTGTAATTCAAATcgttttctttttcttcttccTCAAAATATGACTCTTCGTTTTCTTCACAATTATCCATATCTTTACAATATTccttatattcatatatcgaattttttatatctttccCTTCTTTAATTAACTTGTTAATTTTTACGTTATTTGAACTGTCttctgaaaatataaattcgTGACCCCCTACTATCGTTTCGTCACATTCTATaacttttatattatatatatagcttctatatccttttttattttcatcgcGTTTAGTTTTGTCACCACGTTTTTGACCATTTTGATAGGTTTGATAGGTTTGGTAATTTTGACCATTTTGACCATTTTGATAGGTTTGATAATTTTGACTGGGGCTGTTAGTATGAGTTATTGCCCAATTGTtataaatttcattttttgtgtttaagtatgaattttttattttttcgattAAAGGATTGTTTTGAAAATTGGAATATGGAAAATCTAATCGGAAGTTATAAGATggttcattttttaataatatatcaaatttttcttgaattgtatttatttttgaaagTTGTTCTTTCATcccttgttttttttctgatAATCTAAGTAATATTTGGTTAGCATTTTTTGATTCGtctgatattttattttcataatttaaattatctgGATCATATTCATCTATTTGTTGTTCTAAATTTACACATATAGATTTAGTTgcatttatcattttatctacattatttaaacatttttttaaatttttttgaactatatttccattatattttatcacATAACTATGcccaaatttattattacaaccttcattttcaataacatatataaattccTTGGGCCACAAAATTTCCCCTGCTAATAAACCCCATTTGCTCATTTTTTTGACACACACATATTTGATAATTAttcaaatgaaaaaattgtatatatatatattacacataaatcatattatttttattctctaCTATTTTTTCAATGAAATTTACAAcattttaacatataaatattgtatatactgttatatatttttttcgtgtTTTTCAAAATGGCTAGCActaatggaaaaaaaattcaaaaaaataaaaaaaattcaaaaaaataaaaaaaattcaaaaaaaatcaaaaaaattcaaaaaaaattcaaaaaaatttaaaaataccTGTAcagtttttattaatttgtgtgtcacaagaaaaaaaataaaaattaacacaAATTAACCTGTCTGGTCATGTAAAAATGTAGATATATTtggctattttttttttttatacaaatatacATGTATGTTCATGTAAATTAAAATCTACAAACATACACATGTACAACCATGCAttcatattttgaaaaaaaaaatcggaaaattataaaattgtaaaattGTAAAGTtgtaaaattgtaaaattataaaattataaaaacaaaaacaggtaaaaatgaaataacaTAATCGGACAAAtgggaattaaaaaatgtgggGGGAAATTTTTGATTTCATCttcaataataaattttctaaaattatacaaaaaatgcttctataaaaaaatggaataaaaatgaatatgaattatttttctatctatgttaatttttctatctatgttaatttttctatctatgttaattattttatcgtGTTAACTATTTTATCGTGTTAACTATTTTATCGTGTTAACTATTTTATCGTGTTAACTATTTTATcgtgttaattttttttttctattacaATGAACTTTTAAAATTCCGTATAACTTTACAATTAAAGGAAAGATTGTAACAGCTCtttatgtataaattttttaattcttttgtttttaatttatatctGAAAAGgtgttgaaaaaaattatggttGTATGAGCAAATTAGCCTGTGACTTGATAACTTACACAcatatttattgttttaacaaaattagccaataaaacaattttttagTTGATAAAATTTAACATACTTTCGTGAAACGGTATAAAAGTCAGTGTTAAAAATATCGTAAATAATAAGACTAAAGTAAAACCTTTTTATCTTTACCCACTCAAATGTTTGGGATATTTCTTCGATATTTATTCTTGGAGtgaagataaaaaatagGAAGAGAAATGTGAGGGTTTAAAAAGtgaagataaaaaatagGAAGAGAAATATGAGGGTTTAAAAAGTAAGGGTTAAAAAgtgatattttttaaagtgCGATTTTTTCCGCTTTTGCTTACTCCCCCTTGAGGAATCGCTCAGAAACTTCCTtgaaattttcattttttcgcATCTTGTATTTTTGTAATATGTCCAGATTAAGGTCtaaatatttgaaaattttgaGTGCATTAATTTGGTCGTTATTTTGAAGTAATGCACTTTCGTATATTTCGAAATTAATTTTCAAGTTTATGTCGGAACCTAGACAAAATACAAAAATCATTAGAAGCGTATCCGGAGAAAACccttcaaaaaaaaaaaaaaaaaaacatataaatagttaaaataataaaaaatgaggTAATAAATAATTGTCATTTTGTTTTGCTATACCTTTAACATATGTGATATGAATTATAGaatagttaaaaataaaatctaAAGAAGTAGGAGCCGAATGAACATAAGGAGATATTTCTGAACATGTCAGGTCATCATCTTCCTCAAGAATGtcatatacataaaaattattttgtttattatttatgttaataagaaataaatatttaataaattggACAAATaaatttggaaatatatttttattaatatgagtatctttaaaaatagataaaattgttataaaTGGTATTGtacatttttcattttcttggtctaatatattatttgatttataatgattacataaatttttaaagaGACAAATTTTTTCTTGTAAATTTGattttatcataatatttatattaatatattgatttaaaaaattaaaattaaaaatattttctattttatataaattaacatTATAAATcttttcaaatatataataataataattttgttctttttcataaggtataataattaatttattatcaaataagtattgaaaaatttgtttaatttcaagtagaatattttctttatatttttcaggAAAATCtttatcttttatttgaTCAGTTTCCATACcatatttacaaaatttaagtgcatataaaaaaaaaaaatatataatatctttttttgtttttattatatttaattctaTTAGTTctataataaatttacatAAATCAAAATTTTCCATTGTGCTTTTTATTGTCTTTTTTTCTCCATCATCTtgaaataacatttttaaatattctacATCATCTTTaccatttaaaaatattattacttttcCATCACAATTTGTATCATAATCTTTTATAtaacaattatttttatttgtaagctcatctttttttatttcattatagaAACTATCATtgatttgtttattattagaATGTAAAGGTTTTAtagtaaaattattattttcatcattttttttttttaatcttcCACACCTTCCA
Protein-coding regions in this window:
- a CDS encoding elongation factor Tu, putative, with protein sequence MMKTRSRILNSLTKNGVGNQLMGFENYINNCNNVMNKRNINSLIQINENEGKGINIKYYIKKNVNLYNQNKINIFKINKKNFAIGIFERKKPHMNIGTIGHVDHGKTTLTAAITKVCSKYDRGTFKSYEDIDKTPEEQKRGITINATHVEYETEKRHYSHIDCPGHLDYIKNMITGTSQMDGSILVVSAYDGLMPQTKEHVLLSRQIGINKIIVYLNKIDMCEDQELVDLVELEVRELLSFHKYDGDNIPFIKGSALKALNDDPSEYGVPSILKLLDACDNYIDEPKRKIDLPFLMSIDDVLQISGKGTVATGRVEQGTIKINESVDILGIKEKSIKTVITGIEMFRKTLDTAQAGDQIGVMLKNVKKNDISRGMVVTKIPNMKTYKKFESDIYVLKNEEGGRKNPFSSYYRPQVYIRTADVNCAVILNEDTQIANPGDNIKCTIELMYPLAISSGLRFSLREGGKTVASGIITKVL
- a CDS encoding GPI transamidase subunit PIG-U, putative, giving the protein MNISMKIQNKKNGLFASLVICVIIRVVVFYVLNILEGSNYEYIEKIININSIIKEENIPNLEKSKLNNNEYKTWEHNRINYLNGNLEQYFQMDKRYNKNIKENIFKSDSMYYSFNSDIYNMKYIYDSYILRKRYKDIYSFLVLRINPIFLSFLHFIIFNEKKNIMNKVRIKTSEKKINRQSNVIDIFPYHEFRYFMLICLTDIFIAIFLFLIIEHIKKKKDFFNYIYEQTSQNGWKLINPVLLINIYLNNPLTILANVFLSLDNFKLLIITMSFYLTILRISTNSNKIILFINFFCIIVLNSILIYITSFHFILIIIGINNFIIFIKDNIIISHIKKQIEFQKLFFILFKNFIILLFTCIFYGLLIIVSYYMNGKSISFLNNTLINEYKIFYLIPNLGNYWYIFSTMFKNYYYSFLFLFHFHIFLYPIPLFFRLSKTPLIYLKIMIAIALVFHPNIVVNDIIYVLILMSIDYENTLYTIPFAKLLSIWVIHFNMFSITLNTWLRKNTGNANFVLFNQLIVFNITAFIITNSIKFYIRIQTPTTQLEEGKCIVVSKPRNTEFKLLNIFKKKIE
- a CDS encoding RNA-binding protein, putative, whose translation is MALSLFKKKETKEDSKATDSNIQGDEDVKANTQLTESTAAESEVKSNADSKKKSNKKKKDDSDSSDSSDSSDSSDEEETKKVEPAQNKVEPAQDKVEPAQDKVEPVQKKVEAPKKKKDDSDSSDSSDSSDSSDEEETKKVEPVQKKVEPAQNKVEPAQNKVETKEKKKADSDSSDSSDSSSDSSDSSSDSEDEKNKTTEVKSTFPLKNNKTESILSGNQNKEDGQGKRKNDNSFDKGKNKKQKKNNGIDSMANNETNNNQFNNKKGYIVTINNISKDQNYEDLNLFIKNLLGESYNEEEVILGISNYYNCAFLFCQKNDIKEKLLFKNKEKFKGVPLIISEGILSPTIYIYTSNPKFNDTDARSLFGEYGNVTNIYVYGNNNNNNNNTQTKKTKVKITFDSPQGALKALEKDGYLWKNYYVQVTPSTSLNGDSGFGGNNKGDRNNYNNGNGGFFKKRGGGNGGKGFSGKKFGNNFNNRDKNNFNKKPFNNFKNKKNFEQNYDQN
- a CDS encoding protein kinase, putative; this encodes MSKWGLLAGEILWPKEFIYVIENEGCNNKFGHSYVIKYNGNIVQKNLKKCLNNVDKMINATKSICVNLEQQIDEYDPDNLNYENKISDESKNANQILLRLSEKKQGMKEQLSKINTIQEKFDILLKNEPSYNFRLDFPYSNFQNNPLIEKIKNSYLNTKNEIYNNWAITHTNSPSQNYQTYQNGQNGQNYQTYQTYQNGQKRGDKTKRDENKKGYRSYIYNIKVIECDETIVGGHEFIFSEDSSNNVKINKLIKEGKDIKNSIYEYKEYCKDMDNCEENEESYFEEEEKENDLNYKDGKNKSTGNKDYEVTYETLGVVPYSDIIILNKKELDKKNKQVAGFVTPFMINGNIKKMIKNINPYNKYKFSDEMVYKNLCNIIKVMNYLQEKNIVHGNIKPTNLFISNNGFNILIGNFVPKMKLTNYYFYVINKTRACMKYISPELLLYIKKKTNKLKKNIKKNKIINIEKYLIKNDIFCLGLSFYYIISMNEDILNYINDSRMFQYKVDHLQSYIKKPELFYLLKNLLIYDHMYRPNWSDLSNIITQINKERIKIFI